Proteins found in one Labrenzia sp. VG12 genomic segment:
- the murB gene encoding UDP-N-acetylmuramate dehydrogenase, with amino-acid sequence MSFPDLLEAHPDLASGIRGKLTANQPLAAVTWFRTGGPAQLMFQPADEDDLAAFLKKLPKEIPVLPVGLGSNLLVRDGGLEGVVIRLSAKGFGAVEDFGGNRLRAGAAVPDKRLAEAAAKAGLGGFAFYTGIPGGLGGALRMNAGAHGTETRERVVELTAIDRDGEQHVLSNADMGYAYRHSAASKDLIFTSAVFEGIPQDEASIRQDMADVVAHREKAQPIREKTGGSTFKNPPGTSAWKEVDAAGCRGLTVGGAQMSEMHCNFMINTGNATGHDLELLGETVRARVLKHSGIRLEWEIKRLGAFGPQGAIEPFLGEEGEAA; translated from the coding sequence GTGAGTTTCCCAGATCTTCTTGAGGCGCATCCGGACCTGGCCAGCGGCATTCGAGGCAAACTGACCGCCAACCAGCCATTGGCAGCGGTGACCTGGTTTCGAACGGGGGGGCCGGCGCAGCTGATGTTTCAGCCGGCCGACGAAGACGACCTAGCTGCCTTTCTGAAGAAACTGCCGAAGGAGATACCGGTCCTGCCGGTAGGCCTGGGATCGAACCTTCTGGTGCGCGACGGTGGTCTGGAAGGCGTCGTCATACGGCTGAGCGCCAAGGGCTTCGGCGCTGTTGAAGATTTCGGAGGCAATCGTTTGCGGGCCGGCGCTGCTGTTCCGGACAAACGCCTGGCGGAAGCCGCGGCGAAAGCCGGCCTGGGCGGATTTGCATTTTACACCGGCATTCCGGGCGGGCTTGGCGGCGCCTTGCGCATGAATGCGGGCGCTCATGGGACAGAGACCCGCGAACGCGTGGTGGAACTCACGGCGATTGATCGTGACGGAGAACAACACGTCCTGTCCAATGCCGACATGGGGTATGCCTATCGGCATTCGGCCGCCTCGAAGGACCTGATCTTCACCTCGGCGGTCTTTGAGGGGATCCCTCAGGACGAGGCATCCATTCGCCAGGACATGGCCGATGTGGTCGCGCATAGGGAAAAGGCGCAGCCGATCCGCGAGAAAACCGGTGGCTCGACCTTCAAGAACCCGCCGGGCACCTCTGCCTGGAAGGAAGTCGACGCGGCCGGGTGCCGCGGGCTTACCGTCGGCGGGGCGCAGATGTCGGAAATGCACTGCAATTTCATGATCAACACGGGCAATGCCACCGGCCACGACCTGGAGCTCCTTGGTGAAACCGTGCGAGCGCGGGTTCTGAAACACAGTGGCATTCGGCTGGAATGGGAAATCAAGCGATTGGGAGCGTTCGGGCCTCAGGGGGCGATCGAACCGTTTTTGGGTGAAGAAGGGGAGGCCGCGTAG
- the recN gene encoding DNA repair protein RecN, which translates to MLVTLSIRDIVLIDRLDLDFTAGMSVLTGETGAGKSILLDSLSLALGARGDADLVRHGEAQGQVTAVFDVPAGHPVRGFLKENDVDDDGDVILRRIQTADGRTRAFVNDQPVSAGLLRQAGSLLVEIHGQHDDRALVDPESHRALIDVFGGLTGEADAVASAYSAFKAAEKAVTDHEKRIEAARNEADYLRASVDELRQLKPEQGEEEQLAARRTDMMAVEKIAGDLNEAFETLNGTASPIPELASLLRRLERKADQVPHLLGAPVRHLAEALDQLEETRGGLETALRETEFDPRELENVEERLFALRAASRKYSVPVEELAGLCERMSTDLSDLDAGEDKLAALITAAGQARADYDKKAAKLSDKRRKAAKALEKAVEVELPDLKLERAKFIVEFVSDPENRGRSGIDQLEFHVQTNPGTKPGPMMKVASGGELSRFLLALKVSLADKGSAPTLVFDEIDTGVGGAVAEAIGLRLARLAGSVQVLTVTHAPQVAARAEGHFLIAKEALKKDRVATRVQRIGDDHRSEEIARMLAGSVITEEARAAARRLLTAAE; encoded by the coding sequence ATGCTGGTCACGCTGTCTATTCGTGACATCGTTCTGATTGACCGTCTTGATCTCGATTTTACGGCCGGAATGTCGGTCCTGACCGGCGAGACCGGTGCGGGCAAGTCCATTCTTCTCGATTCCCTGTCCCTCGCGCTTGGCGCGCGCGGTGATGCGGATCTCGTGCGCCATGGCGAGGCCCAGGGGCAAGTCACCGCCGTCTTTGATGTTCCCGCCGGGCATCCCGTGCGGGGATTTCTGAAGGAAAATGATGTCGACGACGACGGCGACGTCATTCTGCGCCGTATTCAAACCGCGGATGGCCGCACCCGGGCGTTTGTCAATGACCAGCCGGTCAGCGCCGGCCTGCTGCGCCAGGCGGGCAGTCTCCTGGTCGAAATCCATGGCCAGCATGATGACCGCGCCCTCGTGGATCCGGAAAGCCATCGTGCGCTGATCGATGTCTTTGGCGGGCTGACCGGGGAAGCGGACGCGGTCGCGTCCGCCTATTCCGCTTTCAAGGCGGCCGAAAAGGCAGTGACCGATCACGAAAAACGGATCGAAGCGGCCCGCAACGAAGCCGACTATCTGCGCGCCTCCGTCGATGAACTCCGCCAGCTGAAGCCCGAACAGGGCGAAGAGGAACAGCTCGCCGCCCGCCGCACCGACATGATGGCGGTGGAAAAGATCGCCGGTGACCTCAACGAGGCATTCGAAACGCTCAACGGCACGGCATCCCCCATTCCGGAACTTGCCAGCCTGCTGCGCCGGCTGGAGCGCAAGGCGGATCAGGTGCCGCATCTTCTTGGCGCACCGGTCCGGCACCTGGCGGAGGCACTGGATCAGCTGGAAGAAACACGTGGCGGCCTGGAAACGGCTCTACGCGAAACCGAGTTCGATCCAAGAGAACTGGAAAATGTCGAGGAACGCCTGTTCGCACTGCGCGCTGCCTCCCGCAAATACTCCGTTCCCGTCGAAGAGCTGGCCGGCCTGTGCGAGCGGATGTCGACGGATCTGTCCGATCTGGACGCCGGCGAGGACAAGCTGGCTGCATTGATCACCGCGGCAGGCCAGGCGCGGGCGGATTACGACAAGAAGGCCGCGAAACTGTCAGACAAGCGCCGCAAGGCTGCCAAGGCACTGGAAAAGGCCGTGGAAGTCGAGTTGCCGGACCTCAAACTGGAACGCGCGAAATTCATCGTCGAATTTGTCAGCGATCCCGAAAACCGCGGCCGCAGCGGTATCGATCAGCTGGAGTTCCACGTCCAGACCAACCCGGGCACGAAGCCGGGCCCGATGATGAAGGTTGCTTCGGGCGGGGAATTGTCGAGGTTCCTGCTGGCCCTGAAAGTCTCGCTGGCCGACAAGGGCTCGGCGCCGACGCTGGTCTTTGACGAAATCGACACAGGGGTCGGCGGCGCCGTTGCAGAGGCAATCGGCCTGCGGCTCGCCCGTCTGGCTGGCAGTGTCCAGGTCCTGACCGTCACCCATGCGCCGCAGGTCGCGGCGCGCGCGGAAGGTCATTTCCTGATCGCCAAGGAAGCCTTGAAGAAGGACCGGGTGGCGACCCGTGTGCAGCGCATCGGTGACGATCACCGCAGCGAGGAAATTGCCCGCATGCTGGCCGGCAGCGTGATCACCGAAGAGGCGCGGGCGGCAGCCCGCAGACTTTTGACGGCAGCAGAGTGA
- the ftsA gene encoding cell division protein FtsA: MSRSSSNLYLPKMRPLPSRRSVIMSVLDVGSTKICCLIAKLVPQEDKTILSSRSHKVEVLGYGYQRSRGIKSGVVVDMDAAEHAIRLAVDSAERMAGVTVESLIANVSCGRLQSEIYSASVPLAGDSVSEADIQRVLSAGSSHSITDGRAVTHALPISYSLDGSRGIRDPRGMMGHKLGVDMQVVSAEVPPVRNLELCINRGHLHVETMVATPFASGLSTIVDDEAELGVACIDMGGGTTTLSVFVDGHMVHLDAIAVGGNHVTTDIARAFATRLQDAERLKTLYGSPLASSSDDRDMLTVPPLESDSDLPNQIPRSALTRVIRPRVEEILELVRDRLTASGFAGRVGKQIVLTGGASQLTGLGEVARHILGRNVRLGRPLGVAGLPEAAKGPAFAAAVGLLIYPQVAQIEQFEHKNGRSGWGGQSGYLARVGQWIRESF, from the coding sequence ATGAGCCGTTCCTCAAGCAATCTATATTTGCCGAAGATGCGGCCGCTGCCGAGCCGTCGTTCGGTCATCATGTCGGTTCTGGATGTCGGTTCGACCAAGATCTGCTGCCTGATTGCAAAGCTGGTGCCGCAGGAAGACAAGACGATCCTGTCGAGCCGTTCCCACAAGGTTGAAGTGCTTGGCTATGGCTACCAGCGCTCGCGCGGGATCAAGTCCGGCGTCGTGGTCGACATGGATGCAGCCGAGCATGCGATCCGTCTTGCAGTCGACAGCGCCGAACGCATGGCGGGCGTGACGGTTGAATCGCTGATTGCTAATGTCAGCTGCGGCCGGTTGCAGAGCGAGATTTACAGCGCCAGCGTGCCGCTGGCCGGTGACAGCGTATCGGAAGCCGACATTCAGCGGGTCCTGTCCGCAGGATCGAGCCACTCTATTACCGATGGCCGGGCCGTCACCCACGCGTTGCCGATTTCCTATTCGCTGGACGGCAGCCGCGGCATCCGCGATCCGCGCGGCATGATGGGTCACAAGCTCGGCGTCGACATGCAGGTCGTGTCGGCGGAAGTGCCGCCGGTGCGCAATCTGGAACTGTGCATCAACCGCGGTCACCTGCATGTGGAAACCATGGTGGCAACGCCGTTTGCCAGCGGCCTGTCGACGATTGTTGACGACGAGGCGGAGCTCGGTGTCGCCTGTATCGACATGGGCGGCGGCACGACGACACTGTCGGTCTTCGTCGACGGTCACATGGTGCATCTTGATGCGATCGCCGTTGGCGGCAACCACGTCACCACGGATATCGCCAGAGCGTTCGCAACCCGTCTTCAGGATGCGGAACGCCTGAAAACCCTTTACGGCTCGCCGCTGGCATCCAGCTCGGACGATCGTGACATGCTCACGGTGCCGCCGCTGGAAAGCGACAGCGACCTGCCCAACCAGATCCCGCGCTCGGCTTTGACCCGGGTCATTCGCCCGCGTGTGGAAGAGATCCTTGAACTTGTGAGAGATCGGCTGACGGCGTCCGGCTTTGCCGGGCGTGTGGGCAAGCAGATCGTCCTGACAGGGGGCGCTAGTCAGCTCACGGGTCTTGGAGAAGTTGCGCGTCACATCCTGGGGCGCAACGTCCGTCTTGGCCGGCCGCTTGGTGTCGCCGGTCTTCCCGAGGCTGCCAAAGGTCCGGCATTTGCCGCCGCGGTTGGCCTCTTGATTTATCCGCAGGTCGCTCAGATCGAACAGTTCGAACACAAGAACGGACGGTCAGGGTGGGGCGGGCAATCTGGTTACCTGGCCCGTGTTGGCCAGTGGATCAGGGAAAGCTTCTGA
- a CDS encoding D-alanine--D-alanine ligase, protein MAKKHVAVLMGGWVNERPVSLTSGRECAAALEEAGYQVTKVDVDRNVSAVLAKLKPDVAFNALHGPFGEDGCIQGILEFLNIPYTHSGVMASSLAMNKVKAKAVMQAAGVPVTEHLIVNRYDIQREHPMKPPYVLKPINEGSSFGVLIVKEDQEFPPQELSRTDWPYPDVLMCEKFIAGRELTCAVKEDQPLGVIDIVPMGHSFYDYDAKYVEGGSKHILPAKISPIVYQTIETLAVKAHQALGCRGVSRADFRFDEREDGSGDLICLEVNTQPGMTPTSLVPEMAAHKGMSFKDLVSWMVEDASCCR, encoded by the coding sequence ATGGCCAAGAAGCATGTCGCCGTTCTGATGGGTGGATGGGTCAACGAGCGGCCGGTCTCGCTGACCAGCGGCCGGGAATGCGCTGCGGCCCTTGAAGAGGCCGGCTACCAAGTCACGAAGGTCGATGTCGACCGCAACGTTTCGGCCGTTCTGGCCAAATTGAAGCCCGATGTGGCCTTCAATGCGCTCCACGGGCCTTTCGGGGAAGATGGCTGCATTCAGGGAATATTAGAGTTTCTTAACATTCCCTATACCCATTCCGGGGTGATGGCGTCGAGCCTTGCGATGAACAAGGTGAAGGCCAAGGCGGTGATGCAGGCTGCAGGTGTTCCGGTCACTGAACACCTCATTGTGAACCGTTACGACATCCAGCGCGAACACCCGATGAAGCCGCCCTATGTGCTGAAACCGATCAACGAGGGCTCCAGCTTCGGCGTCTTGATTGTCAAGGAAGATCAAGAGTTTCCGCCGCAGGAGCTGTCCCGGACCGACTGGCCTTACCCGGATGTCCTGATGTGCGAAAAGTTCATTGCCGGGCGCGAACTCACCTGTGCGGTCAAGGAGGACCAGCCCCTTGGTGTCATCGACATCGTGCCGATGGGCCACAGCTTCTACGATTATGATGCAAAATATGTAGAAGGCGGTTCAAAACACATTCTTCCTGCAAAAATTTCACCGATTGTTTACCAAACCATAGAGACACTAGCGGTTAAGGCGCATCAGGCTTTGGGATGCCGCGGTGTTTCCCGGGCCGATTTCCGATTCGATGAACGCGAAGACGGTTCCGGAGACCTGATCTGCCTAGAAGTGAACACGCAACCAGGCATGACGCCGACTTCTCTTGTGCCCGAAATGGCGGCCCACAAGGGGATGAGTTTCAAGGACCTGGTGAGTTGGATGGTTGAGGACGCGAGTTGCTGTCGTTAG
- a CDS encoding cell division protein FtsQ/DivIB yields the protein MLSLARKKTRDLLTPLEAELAPRGRGVARLHRQPVWRSAGRLADLPRWTGSAAALGFLTLTIGYGIVIGGHGRIVSDAFLSAAGFGIEAVKLSGQREINEFQILEALEIHEGSSLALFDADGARERLSKMAWVKHASVMKLYPSTLQINIEERIPYALWQRGDLVSIVNEAGDVITDEVDGRYANLLLVVNHGAQRRATEINTALEKVPDLRPRVRAAFLVSDRRWDLQLENGISIRLPQDNIDAALADLMEMDKESGLLSRDIIAIDMRLADRVTVRLSDETAEERKIMTGGNGRNAKRERDT from the coding sequence TTGCTGTCGTTAGCGCGCAAAAAGACCCGGGACCTGCTGACCCCGCTGGAAGCCGAACTGGCTCCGCGGGGGCGCGGCGTTGCGCGTCTGCATCGCCAGCCGGTCTGGCGCTCGGCCGGACGACTGGCCGATCTGCCGCGCTGGACCGGTTCTGCTGCTGCGCTGGGGTTCTTAACCTTAACAATTGGTTATGGAATAGTCATAGGGGGGCACGGCCGTATCGTCTCCGATGCGTTCCTGTCGGCGGCCGGGTTCGGCATTGAGGCCGTTAAGCTCTCCGGTCAGCGGGAAATCAACGAATTCCAGATCCTCGAAGCTTTGGAAATCCATGAAGGCTCGTCGCTGGCCCTGTTCGATGCGGATGGCGCGCGCGAACGTCTCAGCAAGATGGCTTGGGTCAAGCACGCCTCAGTGATGAAGCTCTATCCGAGCACGCTCCAGATCAACATCGAGGAACGCATCCCCTACGCTCTCTGGCAACGCGGTGATCTCGTGTCCATCGTCAACGAAGCCGGTGACGTGATCACGGATGAAGTCGACGGCCGCTACGCCAACCTGCTGCTGGTGGTCAATCATGGCGCACAGCGCCGGGCGACGGAAATCAACACGGCGCTGGAGAAAGTCCCGGATCTGCGCCCGCGGGTGCGTGCAGCGTTTCTCGTGTCGGACCGCCGTTGGGATCTTCAGCTGGAGAACGGTATCTCGATCCGGCTGCCACAGGACAATATCGATGCGGCCCTGGCCGATCTGATGGAAATGGACAAGGAAAGCGGCTTGCTGTCGCGAGACATCATTGCAATCGACATGCGCCTGGCCGACCGGGTTACGGTGCGCCTTTCCGATGAAACCGCGGAAGAGCGCAAGATCATGACCGGCGGCAACGGGCGGAATGCAAAACGGGAGCGGGATACATGA
- the ftsZ gene encoding cell division protein FtsZ — translation MTINLKMPDIQELKPRITVFGVGGAGGNAVNNMITAGLQGCDFVCANTDAQALAMNQSDRLVQMGVAVTEGLGAGSQPEVGSAAAEEVIDEINDHLSGSHMVFITAGMGGGTGTGAAPVIARAAREQGILTVGVVTKPFQFEGARRMRIADSGIEELQRNVDTLIVIPNQNLFRIANAQTTFADAFAMADQVLYSGVACITDLMVKEGLINLDFADVRSVMRGMGKAMMGTGEASGEKRAQQAAEAAIANPLLDESSMKGAKGLLISITGGNDLTLFEVDEAATRIREEVDADANIILGATFDETLDGIIRVSVVATGIDREEGLAAAPFPGTAAQPLKTEAPVLARTPEITTAKPAPAPAPEKASAQDAAAKAVASLEKELALPDPAPVAVASDPAVEIKKVQPSSASLSAKPAMMDIEDEAPAPVVEDTPVSQPYIPPVAEAHNPAPRMPRVEDFPPIAQREIRAQQDTAPAQPQAAQQPAATPAQPQQAESFAEHDEEDRRPMGLLRRLASGLGRREEDEDEHEAPAPVARQAPQMQQPAPRAPQQRPAAQGATGQLDNTGRAAPKPLAASEDEQLEIPAFLRRQAN, via the coding sequence ATGACCATCAACCTGAAGATGCCCGACATTCAGGAGCTGAAGCCGCGCATTACGGTCTTCGGCGTCGGCGGCGCGGGCGGAAACGCCGTCAATAACATGATCACAGCAGGCCTCCAGGGGTGCGACTTCGTCTGCGCCAACACGGATGCCCAGGCACTGGCAATGAACCAGTCCGACCGGCTCGTCCAGATGGGCGTTGCGGTCACGGAAGGTCTCGGCGCCGGGTCCCAGCCGGAAGTCGGCTCTGCCGCGGCTGAAGAAGTGATCGACGAGATCAACGACCACCTGTCCGGTTCTCACATGGTGTTCATCACCGCCGGCATGGGTGGTGGCACCGGCACCGGTGCTGCACCGGTCATTGCCCGGGCCGCCCGCGAGCAGGGCATCCTGACCGTCGGCGTGGTCACCAAGCCGTTCCAGTTCGAAGGTGCGCGCCGCATGCGCATCGCGGACAGCGGCATTGAGGAACTGCAGCGCAATGTCGATACGCTGATCGTCATTCCGAACCAGAACCTGTTCCGGATTGCCAACGCCCAGACCACCTTCGCCGATGCTTTTGCAATGGCCGACCAGGTGCTCTATTCCGGTGTTGCCTGCATCACCGACCTGATGGTGAAGGAAGGCCTCATCAACCTCGACTTTGCCGACGTCCGCTCCGTGATGCGCGGCATGGGCAAGGCGATGATGGGCACCGGCGAGGCCAGCGGCGAGAAGCGTGCACAACAGGCTGCGGAAGCGGCCATTGCCAATCCGCTTCTGGACGAATCCTCCATGAAGGGTGCCAAGGGCCTGTTGATCTCGATCACCGGCGGCAATGATCTGACGCTGTTCGAGGTCGACGAAGCCGCAACCCGCATCCGTGAGGAAGTGGACGCCGACGCCAACATCATCCTGGGTGCGACCTTCGATGAAACGCTGGACGGCATCATCCGGGTCTCCGTTGTTGCCACCGGCATTGACAGGGAGGAGGGCCTTGCCGCCGCTCCGTTTCCCGGCACTGCAGCACAGCCTCTGAAGACCGAAGCACCGGTTCTTGCCCGCACGCCGGAGATCACCACCGCCAAACCGGCACCGGCGCCGGCGCCTGAAAAGGCCAGCGCACAGGACGCGGCCGCAAAGGCTGTTGCCAGCCTGGAAAAGGAACTGGCTCTGCCGGATCCCGCTCCGGTTGCCGTCGCCAGCGATCCGGCCGTTGAAATCAAGAAGGTGCAGCCCAGCAGCGCTTCGCTCTCGGCCAAGCCTGCCATGATGGATATCGAGGACGAGGCTCCGGCTCCGGTTGTCGAAGACACCCCGGTCAGCCAGCCGTATATCCCGCCTGTGGCTGAAGCCCACAATCCGGCACCGCGGATGCCGCGGGTCGAGGACTTCCCGCCGATCGCCCAGCGTGAAATCCGGGCGCAGCAGGATACGGCCCCGGCCCAGCCGCAGGCTGCTCAGCAACCGGCAGCCACGCCTGCGCAACCGCAGCAGGCCGAATCCTTTGCCGAGCATGACGAGGAGGACCGTCGTCCGATGGGACTGCTGCGCCGTCTCGCAAGCGGCCTTGGGCGCCGCGAAGAAGACGAAGACGAGCATGAGGCACCGGCACCGGTGGCCCGTCAGGCTCCGCAAATGCAGCAGCCGGCACCGCGTGCACCGCAGCAACGCCCCGCTGCACAGGGCGCGACCGGCCAGCTCGACAACACCGGCCGGGCTGCTCCCAAGCCGCTCGCAGCCAGCGAAGACGAACAGTTGGAAATCCCGGCATTCCTGCGCCGGCAGGCCAACTGA
- the murC gene encoding UDP-N-acetylmuramate--L-alanine ligase, with protein sequence MKMPQDIGPVHFVGIGGIGMSGIAEVLKTLGYEVQGSDMAENANVQRLRQNGIKVTVGHAAENLGDAEVLVVSSAIKKDNPELVAAREKLIPVVRRAEMLAELMRFKQSIAVGGTHGKTTTTSMVAALLDAGNLDPTVINGGIINAYGTNARMGEGDWMVVEADESDGTFIKLPADIAIVTNIDPEHLDHYGDFAGVRAAFRQFVENVPFYGFAVMCLDHPEVQTMIGTIEDRRVVTYGTNPQADVRFTDVSMDGGKSTFSVSIRDRRSDQVTELKDLVLPMPGLHNVSNATAAIAVASQLGVGAEDLEKGISSFGGVKRRFTHTGTVNGVQIFDDYGHHPVEIKAVLHAARQSTRGKVIAVMQPHRYSRLHSLFDDFSNCFNDADSVIITPVYEAGEQPIEGALHTDLVSGMKTRGHRNVQAVSGPDEIPTLVKEIAEPGDFVVCLGAGNITQWAYALPKQLEAL encoded by the coding sequence ATGAAGATGCCGCAGGATATCGGACCGGTTCATTTTGTCGGCATTGGCGGCATCGGCATGAGCGGCATTGCCGAAGTGTTGAAAACACTCGGCTATGAGGTTCAGGGATCGGACATGGCGGAAAACGCCAATGTCCAGCGGCTGCGCCAGAACGGCATCAAGGTCACTGTCGGCCACGCTGCAGAAAATCTCGGCGACGCCGAAGTTCTGGTGGTTTCTTCCGCGATCAAGAAGGACAATCCGGAGCTGGTCGCAGCCCGTGAAAAGCTGATCCCGGTGGTGCGCCGCGCCGAAATGCTCGCCGAGCTGATGCGCTTCAAGCAGTCCATCGCGGTCGGTGGCACCCATGGCAAAACCACGACCACGTCCATGGTTGCTGCTTTGCTGGATGCCGGCAACCTGGATCCGACCGTCATCAACGGCGGCATCATTAACGCCTATGGAACCAATGCCCGGATGGGCGAGGGCGACTGGATGGTGGTCGAGGCGGATGAAAGCGACGGTACCTTCATCAAGCTGCCCGCCGACATTGCCATTGTCACCAACATAGATCCGGAACATCTGGATCATTATGGCGATTTTGCCGGCGTACGCGCGGCCTTCCGGCAGTTTGTCGAAAACGTGCCCTTCTACGGATTTGCCGTGATGTGTCTGGATCACCCGGAAGTCCAGACCATGATCGGTACCATCGAGGACCGGCGCGTCGTCACCTACGGCACCAATCCGCAGGCTGATGTCCGGTTCACCGATGTCTCCATGGATGGCGGCAAATCGACCTTCTCCGTCAGCATTCGGGACCGGCGCAGCGACCAGGTGACCGAACTGAAGGACCTGGTGCTGCCGATGCCGGGCCTCCACAACGTCTCCAACGCGACCGCGGCGATCGCAGTCGCCTCGCAGCTGGGCGTCGGAGCAGAAGACCTTGAAAAGGGGATTTCCTCCTTCGGCGGTGTGAAGCGGCGCTTCACCCACACCGGCACTGTGAACGGCGTTCAGATTTTTGACGACTACGGGCATCATCCGGTTGAGATCAAGGCCGTGCTCCATGCGGCCCGCCAGTCAACCAGGGGCAAGGTGATCGCGGTTATGCAGCCGCATCGCTATTCGCGATTGCACAGTCTGTTCGATGATTTCTCCAATTGTTTCAATGATGCCGACAGCGTGATCATCACGCCTGTCTACGAAGCCGGCGAACAGCCCATCGAAGGGGCTCTGCACACAGATCTCGTGTCGGGCATGAAAACGCGGGGACATCGAAACGTCCAGGCCGTCAGCGGTCCGGACGAGATCCCGACGCTGGTTAAGGAAATTGCCGAACCTGGAGATTTTGTCGTCTGCCTGGGTGCCGGCAACATCACGCAATGGGCCTATGCCCTGCCAAAACAGCTTGAAGCGCTCTGA
- a CDS encoding outer membrane protein assembly factor BamD: MKIFLRMVVLAAPIALAACGGKDDLDELALNDTPPEVLFNEGLALRAQGKLRDSTEKFEELDKLYPYSEYSKKSLVNLAFLNYSRGKYTETVTAARRFVTLYPGDEDSAYMLYLAGQSFFRQMPDITRDQAVTRKAASAYSELIQRYPESEYVPDAEKKLRIVKDQLGGKEMQVGRFYLKKRNYIAGINRFKTVVVDYQTTRHVEEALFRLTEAYYALGVVNEAQTAAAVLGHNYPDSQWYKDAFSLLNKGGYSPSEDAGSWISRAFRSI; encoded by the coding sequence ATGAAGATTTTTCTCAGAATGGTCGTCCTGGCGGCACCGATTGCGCTTGCCGCCTGTGGGGGCAAGGACGATCTGGATGAGCTCGCGCTCAATGACACGCCGCCCGAAGTGCTGTTCAATGAGGGGCTGGCGCTGCGTGCGCAGGGCAAGCTGCGCGACTCGACCGAAAAATTCGAAGAGCTGGACAAGCTCTATCCCTATTCCGAGTATTCCAAGAAGTCCCTGGTCAACCTTGCCTTCCTGAACTATTCGCGTGGCAAATACACCGAAACGGTGACCGCGGCGCGCCGGTTCGTGACGCTTTATCCGGGTGACGAGGATTCGGCTTATATGCTCTATCTCGCCGGCCAGAGCTTCTTCCGGCAGATGCCCGACATCACGCGCGACCAGGCCGTGACCCGCAAGGCGGCGTCCGCCTATTCCGAACTGATCCAGCGTTACCCTGAGTCTGAATATGTTCCGGACGCCGAAAAGAAACTGCGCATCGTCAAGGACCAGCTCGGCGGCAAGGAAATGCAGGTCGGCCGGTTCTACCTTAAAAAGCGCAACTACATTGCCGGCATCAATCGCTTCAAGACCGTTGTCGTCGACTATCAGACCACGCGTCATGTCGAAGAGGCGCTGTTCCGCCTGACCGAAGCCTACTACGCCCTTGGTGTCGTCAATGAGGCCCAAACCGCCGCTGCGGTCCTGGGGCACAACTATCCGGACAGCCAATGGTACAAGGACGCCTTTTCGCTGTTGAACAAGGGTGGTTATTCACCGAGCGAAGACGCCGGCAGCTGGATCAGCCGTGCTTTCCGCAGTATTTGA
- the lpxC gene encoding UDP-3-O-acyl-N-acetylglucosamine deacetylase, with product MTTYVDRQTTLADQVTLTGIGVHSGKPASITLVPAEAGVGIVFTRTDQDNACEIPARWDKVTQTALCTVLGDPSKDGVSTVEHLMAALFGMGIDNLIVEIDGPEMPIMDGSSSVFVEAIEQVGLKKLDRGRRYLKVNKTVRVDNGSAWCELHPHDGTRFDITIDFDTPLIGKQQFVDDITPDVFRDDLSRARTFGYVKDVEQLWKMGFALGSSLENSVAIADDKVLNPEGTRWPDEFARHKALDAVGDLALAGLPILGLYRSYKGGHKMNHAILVKLFEDPSAFEIVEAPAFRQVGQVDKGGIAAAAVFGPDVS from the coding sequence ATGACCACTTATGTTGACCGACAGACGACGCTTGCCGATCAGGTGACCCTGACTGGTATTGGCGTTCATTCCGGCAAGCCGGCGTCGATCACTCTGGTACCTGCCGAAGCTGGTGTGGGGATTGTGTTCACCCGGACCGACCAGGACAATGCCTGCGAAATTCCGGCCCGTTGGGACAAGGTCACGCAGACCGCACTTTGCACCGTTCTAGGCGATCCGTCCAAGGATGGGGTTTCGACTGTCGAACATCTCATGGCCGCGCTCTTCGGCATGGGCATCGACAATCTGATCGTCGAGATCGACGGTCCTGAAATGCCGATCATGGACGGCAGCAGCTCGGTCTTTGTCGAGGCAATCGAGCAGGTCGGCCTGAAGAAACTGGATCGCGGCCGTCGTTATCTGAAGGTCAACAAGACCGTGCGTGTCGACAATGGCAGCGCCTGGTGTGAATTGCACCCGCATGACGGCACCAGGTTCGACATCACGATCGATTTTGACACGCCGCTGATCGGCAAGCAGCAATTCGTCGACGACATCACGCCGGACGTGTTTCGTGATGATCTCTCCCGGGCGCGCACCTTCGGTTATGTGAAGGACGTTGAGCAGCTCTGGAAAATGGGTTTCGCGCTTGGCTCGTCGCTTGAGAATTCCGTTGCCATCGCAGACGACAAGGTTCTGAACCCGGAAGGCACCCGCTGGCCGGACGAGTTCGCCCGTCACAAGGCTCTCGATGCCGTTGGTGACCTGGCGCTGGCCGGGCTTCCGATCCTTGGCCTTTACCGGTCCTACAAGGGCGGGCACAAGATGAACCATGCCATCCTGGTCAAGCTGTTCGAGGATCCGAGCGCGTTCGAGATTGTCGAGGCACCTGCATTCCGGCAGGTCGGACAGGTCGACAAGGGCGGGATTGCCGCCGCTGCGGTGTTCGGCCCCGACGTTTCCTGA